The following proteins are co-located in the Candidatus Nitrotoga sp. AM1P genome:
- a CDS encoding YqhA family protein, giving the protein MLKAIEKWFEATLWNGRFVVVVAVVASMAAAIAIFYMATVDVVYLVGHMLPYADSALTEEARKLLHDQTISHVVEVVDGYLLATFMLIFSLGMYELFVSDIDEAHGSKTSSKILVIASLDDLKARLAKVILMILIVTLFEEAMNMKISTPIDLLYLGGAIALIGASLFLTHKSEDNGKDSKHPGD; this is encoded by the coding sequence ATGTTAAAAGCTATCGAAAAATGGTTCGAAGCTACGCTGTGGAACGGACGCTTCGTCGTAGTGGTAGCCGTTGTGGCGAGCATGGCCGCTGCCATTGCGATTTTCTATATGGCCACAGTGGACGTGGTGTACCTTGTCGGCCACATGCTACCTTATGCCGATTCTGCCTTGACTGAAGAGGCGCGCAAGCTTCTTCATGACCAGACCATCAGCCATGTGGTCGAAGTCGTTGACGGTTACCTGCTTGCCACCTTCATGCTGATTTTTTCGCTCGGCATGTATGAACTGTTTGTCAGTGACATTGATGAAGCACATGGTAGCAAAACCTCCAGCAAGATTTTGGTTATCGCGAGTCTGGATGACCTCAAAGCGCGGCTGGCCAAGGTAATTCTGATGATCCTGATCGTTACCCTGTTCGAAGAAGCAATGAACATGAAGATATCGACCCCGATCGACCTGCTTTATCTCGGCGGCGCCATTGCTCTGATCGGTGCTTCGCTGTTTCTGACCCATAAGTCGGAAGACAACGGAAAAGACAGCAAACACCCTGGAGATTGA
- a CDS encoding thiopurine S-methyltransferase: MDTDYWRERWARSETGFHQKEINPHLQRFWSALNLTSGSRVFVPLCGKSRDMLWLRAQGHEVVGVEISPLAVEAFFAESGLHASVTKHDTFSIYQTEGIRLYCGDFFQLTSEDMAGVSAVFDRASLIALPPSMRSAYAAHMQTILVSGVNTLLVTFDYPQHEMQGPPFSVKEPEVRALYEKMGEVRLLNSADILDQEPRFRDKGITQLQENIFLVTHNPR; encoded by the coding sequence ATGGATACAGATTATTGGCGCGAACGTTGGGCCAGAAGTGAAACAGGTTTCCATCAGAAAGAAATTAATCCGCACTTGCAGCGATTCTGGTCTGCACTGAACCTTACTTCGGGCAGTCGTGTGTTCGTGCCACTTTGCGGCAAGAGTCGTGACATGCTTTGGCTGCGAGCGCAAGGCCATGAAGTAGTTGGCGTAGAAATCAGTCCATTGGCGGTCGAGGCATTCTTTGCTGAAAGCGGCCTGCATGCGTCAGTCACAAAACACGACACCTTCAGTATCTACCAGACAGAAGGAATTCGGCTTTACTGCGGCGATTTTTTCCAGCTGACATCAGAGGATATGGCCGGAGTGAGCGCAGTTTTTGACCGCGCCTCACTTATCGCGCTACCCCCATCGATGCGCAGTGCCTATGCAGCCCACATGCAGACTATCTTGGTTTCAGGCGTAAATACCTTGTTAGTTACCTTCGACTATCCCCAGCATGAAATGCAGGGGCCGCCTTTTAGTGTAAAAGAGCCGGAGGTAAGAGCACTTTATGAGAAAATGGGCGAAGTGCGCCTGTTGAATAGCGCGGACATTCTCGACCAGGAACCACGATTTCGCGATAAGGGTATAACCCAGTTGCAGGAAAATATTTTCCTTGTGACGCATAACCCGCGTTAA
- a CDS encoding redoxin domain-containing protein has product MPNINSVAPELQVSQWLNTLRSITLADLRGRVVVLHAFQMLCPGCVSHGLPQAAAIHETFPAADVAVIGIHSVFEHHSAMTPVALEAFLYEYRIRFPVAVDRPSTTGNIPHTMEAFNMRGTPTLILLDRQGRIRLNHFGRIDDLRVGATIGQLLSETAIDPNSDQYQEPPAIGRDGCDGEECAISENQR; this is encoded by the coding sequence ATGCCGAACATCAACTCAGTAGCTCCAGAACTACAAGTATCTCAATGGCTCAATACATTACGTTCTATTACGCTTGCAGATTTACGCGGACGCGTGGTCGTACTGCACGCATTCCAGATGCTATGCCCCGGTTGTGTGTCACATGGTCTGCCACAGGCTGCGGCTATCCATGAAACTTTTCCGGCAGCAGATGTTGCCGTGATTGGTATTCACAGTGTCTTTGAGCACCACAGTGCAATGACACCCGTGGCTTTAGAGGCGTTTCTTTATGAATATCGTATCCGTTTCCCAGTTGCTGTGGATCGACCATCAACAACGGGCAACATTCCCCATACGATGGAAGCATTTAATATGAGGGGCACACCGACGCTGATTCTTTTGGACCGGCAAGGACGCATTCGACTTAATCATTTCGGCCGCATAGATGATTTGCGCGTTGGGGCAACGATTGGCCAACTGCTGAGTGAGACTGCGATCGATCCCAATAGCGATCAATATCAAGAGCCACCTGCTATAGGGCGCGACGGTTGTGATGGCGAAGAGTGTGCTATTTCTGAAAATCAGAGATAA
- a CDS encoding UvrD-helicase domain-containing protein translates to MLSKLNPSQFEAVKYLDGPLLVLAGAGSGKTRVITHKLAYLIEQCDYAPRNIAAITFTNKAANEMRERVGKLLSGRNTKGLTICTFHALGMQILREEAGLLGYKKQFSIFDSADTAKIISELLGAPDKQDIRIAQSVMSKWKSSFTSPEQALSLVENEAEQRTALLYGRYQETLRAYQAMDFDDLIRLPVDLFQGFPEALLRWQQRFRYLLIDEYQDTNDCQYQMTRLLAGSRAALTAVGDDDQAIYAWRGASTANLQNLQNDHVNLRVIKLEQNYRSSQRILTCANHLIRNNTKLFEKKLWSDHGPGDPIRVFAARDGENEAESVIMRLLAHKFEHNTRFSDYAILYRSNHLSRTFEEQLRGQKVPYTVSGGSSFFDRAEIKDLTAYLRLIANTDDDPAFIRAITTPKRGIGNQTLEKLAGYAGTRNISLFAAAFESAMAHQLPARQHEELLTFCNFINRMEARADKEECATVMADLMSAIDYEAWLFDSHEPRQAENKWANVTDFVGWINRKSEADGKTLLAMTQTIALMNLLESREEEVDAVSLSTLHAAKGLEFGHVFMVGVEEGTLPHHQSEQPEQIEEERRLMYVGVTRAERSLQISYCTKRKHGKEWQACEASRFLKELPADELIYSGVLPTGSTPEVSKDVGMAKLARLKAMLG, encoded by the coding sequence ATGCTAAGTAAACTCAATCCCTCACAATTCGAAGCAGTTAAATATCTGGATGGCCCGCTGTTAGTACTGGCTGGCGCAGGCAGCGGAAAAACGCGTGTTATCACTCATAAACTCGCCTATCTCATTGAGCAATGCGACTATGCACCGCGCAACATCGCCGCAATCACCTTCACCAACAAGGCTGCGAATGAAATGCGTGAGCGCGTAGGCAAACTGTTATCTGGGCGCAATACCAAAGGTTTAACCATTTGCACCTTCCATGCGCTAGGTATGCAAATCTTGCGCGAGGAGGCTGGGCTGCTCGGCTACAAAAAACAGTTTTCTATCTTCGACAGTGCTGATACAGCAAAGATCATTAGTGAGCTGTTGGGTGCACCGGACAAACAAGATATTCGTATCGCACAAAGTGTCATGTCCAAATGGAAATCCTCTTTTACTTCACCAGAACAAGCCTTAAGTCTGGTAGAAAACGAAGCAGAGCAACGTACTGCATTACTTTATGGACGCTATCAGGAAACATTACGCGCCTATCAGGCGATGGATTTTGATGACTTGATCCGCTTGCCAGTGGATTTATTTCAGGGTTTTCCTGAAGCCCTGCTGCGCTGGCAGCAGCGGTTTCGTTATCTGTTGATTGACGAATATCAGGATACCAACGATTGCCAGTATCAAATGACTCGCTTGCTGGCAGGTAGTCGCGCAGCACTCACGGCAGTGGGCGACGATGATCAGGCGATCTATGCCTGGCGGGGAGCAAGCACCGCGAATTTGCAGAATTTACAAAATGACCACGTGAATTTACGCGTAATCAAGCTGGAACAGAACTACCGTTCTTCGCAACGCATTTTGACCTGTGCCAATCATTTAATACGTAACAACACCAAGCTATTCGAAAAAAAATTGTGGAGCGACCATGGACCGGGCGACCCTATCCGCGTATTCGCAGCCAGGGACGGCGAGAACGAAGCAGAGTCCGTAATAATGCGTTTGCTGGCACATAAATTTGAACACAATACGCGTTTTTCTGACTACGCCATCCTGTATCGCAGCAATCACCTATCGCGTACTTTTGAGGAACAACTGCGTGGACAGAAAGTGCCCTATACCGTCAGTGGCGGCAGCTCCTTCTTCGATCGCGCGGAGATCAAGGATCTCACTGCTTATTTACGCTTGATTGCAAACACGGATGACGATCCGGCCTTCATTCGCGCCATTACCACGCCTAAACGAGGTATTGGCAACCAGACACTGGAGAAGCTTGCGGGCTATGCCGGTACACGCAACATAAGCCTGTTCGCAGCGGCTTTCGAAAGCGCCATGGCACATCAACTTCCTGCACGACAGCATGAAGAGTTACTAACCTTTTGCAATTTCATTAATCGCATGGAAGCGCGCGCCGACAAGGAAGAGTGTGCGACAGTGATGGCAGATTTAATGAGCGCAATAGATTATGAGGCATGGCTGTTTGATAGCCATGAACCACGTCAGGCGGAAAACAAATGGGCGAATGTTACCGATTTTGTCGGCTGGATCAACCGCAAATCGGAAGCCGACGGCAAAACGTTACTGGCGATGACACAAACCATCGCGCTGATGAACCTGCTCGAATCCCGCGAAGAAGAAGTGGATGCCGTTTCATTATCCACTCTGCACGCTGCCAAGGGTCTGGAATTCGGCCATGTGTTCATGGTTGGAGTGGAAGAAGGCACCCTGCCGCACCACCAAAGCGAGCAACCGGAACAGATTGAGGAAGAACGTCGGCTGATGTACGTGGGCGTAACTCGCGCAGAGCGCTCGCTGCAAATCAGCTACTGCACCAAGCGCAAACACGGTAAAGAATGGCAGGCATGTGAAGCAAGCCGCTTCTTGAAAGAATTGCCCGCAGATGAACTAATCTATTCGGGTGTATTACCAACAGGCAGCACACCCGAAGTAAGCAAAGATGTGGGGATGGCGAAATTAGCGCGGTTGAAGGCGATGTTAGGATGA
- a CDS encoding MarR family winged helix-turn-helix transcriptional regulator: protein MKTKHTLPWEDTPAKSERIVSAITRIASVLRSGAWQFATTEGLNPTQVDILEALRSRRAGVRLSWIAQHLGVTAASASDSITSLTAKGLIEKGRDSEDGRAVALRLTRSGQDLAARISNSVSFAHEAASDLPQSTQDALFESLLVLIGKLQQSDRFPEIRACVTCKHFAVNRHPDSETPHHCMLVDAPLSVSSLRLDCPEHDQAQTTVAVQNWRELEGV from the coding sequence ATGAAAACGAAACACACCTTACCTTGGGAAGACACCCCTGCAAAAAGCGAACGGATTGTCAGTGCCATTACGCGAATTGCTTCTGTGTTACGCAGCGGAGCGTGGCAATTTGCGACGACTGAAGGGCTCAACCCGACACAAGTGGATATTCTCGAAGCGCTGCGGTCACGACGAGCAGGTGTACGTTTATCATGGATAGCCCAGCATCTGGGCGTAACGGCCGCCAGCGCGAGTGACTCCATCACTTCGCTCACAGCTAAAGGATTAATTGAAAAGGGACGTGACTCTGAAGACGGACGCGCTGTGGCATTGAGGCTAACGAGATCAGGGCAAGACTTGGCTGCAAGGATTTCCAACTCGGTCAGTTTTGCGCACGAAGCCGCTTCTGATCTTCCTCAGTCCACTCAGGATGCTTTGTTTGAATCTCTTCTGGTATTGATTGGTAAGCTGCAGCAGTCGGATCGATTCCCTGAAATTCGCGCCTGCGTCACATGCAAGCACTTTGCAGTAAACAGGCATCCTGATTCTGAAACGCCACACCATTGTATGTTGGTCGATGCGCCACTTTCTGTGAGCTCGTTGCGTCTTGATTGTCCAGAACATGATCAGGCCCAAACAACCGTCGCCGTTCAAAACTGGCGGGAGCTTGAAGGTGTTTAA
- the arsC gene encoding arsenate reductase (glutaredoxin) (This arsenate reductase requires both glutathione and glutaredoxin to convert arsenate to arsenite, after which the efflux transporter formed by ArsA and ArsB can extrude the arsenite from the cell, providing resistance.) yields MTDITIYHNPGCGTSRNTLAMIRDRGIEPRVIEYLKTPPSRAELVTLIAAIGKPVRDVLRRKDTLIEELDLDNPKWSDDELIDFMIANPILINRPIVVTPLGTRLCRPSESVLDILPQL; encoded by the coding sequence ATGACTGACATAACTATCTATCACAACCCTGGCTGTGGCACTTCGCGCAACACGTTGGCGATGATTCGCGATAGAGGTATTGAACCGCGTGTTATCGAGTATCTGAAAACGCCACCTAGCCGTGCTGAACTGGTGACGTTGATCGCAGCCATTGGCAAGCCTGTGCGCGATGTGCTACGCCGTAAAGACACGCTAATTGAAGAGCTGGATCTGGATAATCCGAAATGGAGCGATGACGAACTAATCGATTTCATGATCGCAAACCCGATTCTGATCAATCGCCCGATTGTTGTAACACCCTTGGGAACACGTTTGTGCCGGCCATCTGAATCTGTGTTGGACATTCTGCCGCAATTGTAA